One window of Desulfarculus baarsii DSM 2075 genomic DNA carries:
- a CDS encoding 30S ribosomal protein S1: protein MDNTELTKDQAEATDQTFEYDEDLSPEELEALYDQSLKTVQEGEVARGRIIAVEKDYVVVDIGYKSEGQIDIREFTDPDGNVNAEVGQEIDVLLEWTEDEDGTIILSKEKAAKIKVWDEISKVYANNGVIRGVVVGRVKGGMSVDIGVPAFLPGSQVDLRPVRNLDSLINQTLDFRILKFNKKRSNIVLSRRVLLEEERESKKSETLKVLEENAVMRGVVKNITDYGVFVDLGGIDGLLHITDMSWGRVGHPSDMFHIGDEITVKVLNFDRDRERVSLGLKQLKDDPWNNAAENFAVGTKVRGKVVSLADYGAFVEVDEGIEGLIHVSEMSWTRKVRHPSKIVNVGDEVEAVVLSLNPESKRISLGMKQVEPNPWDLIAEKYPVGTTIEGRVKNVTDFGLFIGIDEGIDGLVHVSDISWSKRIKHPGEIYKKGDEVRAVVLNIDRENERFSLGIKQLEGDPWDRVPESYAQGTKVSGVVTNVTDFGVFVELEEGVEGLIHVSEISGDKIKTPVGMFEIGDTITAKVTSISRKDRKIGLSMRRLDEEPRSTYSEYMNNTQSATSNLGELLKEGLAQKEAENQE from the coding sequence ATGGATAACACCGAACTGACCAAAGACCAAGCCGAAGCGACCGACCAGACTTTCGAGTACGACGAGGATCTCAGCCCCGAGGAGCTCGAGGCGCTCTACGACCAGTCGCTGAAAACCGTCCAAGAGGGCGAAGTGGCCCGTGGCCGCATCATCGCGGTGGAAAAAGACTACGTTGTTGTCGACATCGGCTACAAGTCCGAGGGTCAGATCGACATTCGCGAATTCACCGACCCCGACGGCAACGTCAACGCCGAGGTGGGCCAGGAGATCGACGTCTTGCTGGAGTGGACCGAGGACGAGGACGGCACGATCATCCTCTCCAAGGAAAAGGCCGCCAAGATCAAGGTTTGGGACGAGATCAGCAAGGTCTACGCCAACAACGGCGTCATCCGCGGCGTGGTCGTGGGCCGGGTCAAGGGCGGCATGAGCGTCGACATCGGCGTGCCGGCCTTTTTGCCGGGCTCCCAGGTGGACCTGCGCCCGGTGCGCAACCTGGACAGCCTGATCAACCAGACGCTGGACTTCCGCATCCTCAAGTTCAACAAGAAGCGCTCCAACATCGTGCTGAGCCGCCGGGTGCTGCTGGAGGAAGAGCGCGAGAGCAAGAAGTCCGAGACGCTCAAGGTGCTCGAGGAAAACGCCGTCATGCGCGGCGTGGTCAAGAATATCACCGACTACGGCGTCTTTGTCGACCTGGGCGGCATCGACGGCCTGTTGCACATCACCGACATGAGCTGGGGCCGGGTGGGCCATCCCTCCGACATGTTCCACATCGGCGACGAGATCACCGTCAAGGTGCTCAACTTCGACCGCGACCGCGAGCGCGTCAGCCTGGGCCTCAAGCAGCTCAAGGACGACCCGTGGAACAACGCCGCCGAGAACTTCGCCGTGGGCACCAAGGTGCGCGGCAAGGTGGTGAGCCTGGCCGATTACGGCGCCTTCGTCGAGGTGGACGAGGGCATCGAGGGCCTGATCCACGTCAGCGAGATGTCTTGGACGCGCAAGGTGCGCCATCCCTCCAAGATCGTCAACGTCGGCGACGAGGTCGAGGCGGTGGTGTTGTCGCTCAACCCCGAGTCCAAGCGCATCAGCCTGGGCATGAAGCAGGTCGAGCCCAACCCGTGGGATCTGATCGCCGAGAAATACCCCGTGGGCACCACCATCGAGGGCCGCGTCAAGAACGTCACCGACTTCGGCCTGTTCATCGGCATCGACGAGGGCATCGACGGCCTGGTCCACGTCAGCGACATCTCGTGGTCCAAGCGCATCAAGCACCCCGGCGAGATCTACAAAAAGGGCGATGAAGTGCGGGCGGTGGTGCTCAATATCGACCGCGAGAACGAGCGCTTCAGCCTGGGCATCAAGCAACTCGAGGGCGATCCGTGGGACCGCGTGCCCGAGAGCTACGCCCAGGGCACCAAGGTCAGCGGCGTGGTCACCAACGTCACCGACTTTGGCGTCTTCGTCGAGCTGGAGGAAGGCGTCGAGGGCCTGATCCACGTCAGCGAGATCAGCGGCGACAAGATCAAGACGCCCGTGGGCATGTTCGAGATCGGCGACACCATCACCGCCAAGGTGACCTCCATCTCGCGCAAGGATCGCAAGATCGGCCTGTCCATGCGCCGCCTGGACGAGGAGCCCCGCTCCACTTACAGCGAGTACATGAACAACACCCAGTCGGCCACCAGCAACCTGGGCGAGCTGCTCAAAGAGGGCCTGGCCCAAAAAGAGGCCGAGAACCAAGAGTAA
- the hisC gene encoding histidinol-phosphate transaminase, translating to MTDTSNLPPIPPEIAALTPYEPGKPIEELERELGISGAIKLASNENPLGPSPKAMEAVRRGAGRLHRYPDGAGFELRQALAARFGLQIDNVCLANGSNEIIEFLCRAFIRPGDDAVAAQYAFSMYEKLVAVAGGVLREVALDDFRIDLEAMLAAVGPRTRLVFVNSPHNPAGTAVTRAQFAAFLERLPGGVVVVVDEAYVDFASDPEALNGLEFLGHAKPVVVMRTFSKAYGLAGLRIGYGLAPAPIVAVFNRVRQAFNTSIPAQEGALAALADEDFLRRSKEITWRGLRDFYACFERLGLWYAPSQANFVLTRVGPRAGEVFDLLLRRGVIVRKMHSYHLPEYLRISVGLPEENARFIGELSDILGGGAA from the coding sequence ATGACCGACACTAGCAACCTGCCCCCCATCCCGCCCGAGATCGCGGCGCTGACGCCCTACGAGCCGGGCAAGCCCATCGAGGAGTTGGAGCGCGAGTTGGGCATCAGCGGGGCCATCAAGCTGGCCAGCAACGAAAATCCCCTGGGCCCCTCGCCCAAGGCCATGGAGGCCGTGCGCCGTGGCGCGGGCCGCCTGCACCGCTACCCCGACGGCGCCGGCTTCGAGCTGCGCCAGGCCCTGGCCGCGCGCTTTGGCCTGCAAATCGACAACGTCTGCCTGGCCAACGGCAGCAACGAGATCATCGAGTTTTTGTGCCGCGCCTTCATCCGGCCCGGCGACGACGCCGTGGCCGCTCAATACGCTTTTTCGATGTACGAAAAGCTGGTGGCCGTGGCCGGCGGCGTCTTGCGCGAGGTGGCGCTAGACGACTTTCGCATCGACCTGGAGGCCATGCTGGCGGCCGTCGGGCCGCGCACCAGGCTGGTTTTTGTCAACTCGCCCCACAACCCGGCCGGCACGGCGGTGACGCGGGCCCAGTTCGCCGCGTTTCTGGAGCGCCTGCCCGGCGGGGTGGTGGTGGTGGTCGATGAGGCCTACGTGGATTTCGCCTCCGACCCCGAGGCCCTCAATGGCCTGGAGTTTCTGGGCCACGCCAAGCCGGTGGTGGTCATGCGCACTTTTTCCAAGGCCTATGGCCTGGCCGGGCTGCGCATCGGCTACGGCCTGGCTCCGGCCCCGATCGTGGCCGTGTTCAACCGGGTGCGCCAGGCCTTCAACACCTCGATCCCGGCCCAGGAAGGGGCCCTGGCCGCCCTGGCCGACGAGGATTTTTTGCGGCGCTCCAAGGAAATCACCTGGCGGGGGCTCAGGGACTTCTACGCCTGCTTCGAGCGGCTGGGCCTGTGGTACGCGCCCAGCCAGGCCAACTTCGTGCTGACGCGCGTCGGCCCACGGGCCGGCGAGGTCTTTGACCTGCTGCTGCGGCGGGGGGTGATCGTGCGCAAAATGCACTCGTACCACCTGCCCGAGTATCTGCGCATCAGCGTGGGCCTGCCCGAGGAAAACGCCCGCTTCATCGGCGAACTGAGCGACATCCTGGGCGGGGGCGCGGCGTGA
- the sppA gene encoding signal peptide peptidase SppA has translation MQKRSLLVAVVISLVMAAGLAGAMLLLDRGDGFKLVGLRGKKVGVVEVSGTITSAAPVIFDLQDFREDDSIKAIVLRVDSPGGGVAASQEIFREVARTAEVKPVVCSMGEVAASGGYYVAAPCTKIMASPGTITGSIGVIASVPDVTDLFGKLGVRMQYVQAGKLKGAGAPGRPLSPDERDMLQQIIDLSHRQFIDDVASARKLDKAKLRAVADGRVILGEAAVGLGLVDETGNFNDAVDLAAELAHIDGQPELIWPADEESSWLGNLVQEQVSTAVRAIADNLQKPRVQYIFNPAAGQR, from the coding sequence ATGCAAAAGCGCTCCCTGCTGGTGGCCGTGGTCATCAGCCTGGTCATGGCCGCCGGTTTGGCCGGCGCGATGTTGTTGCTGGACCGGGGAGACGGCTTCAAGCTCGTCGGCTTGAGGGGCAAAAAAGTGGGCGTGGTCGAGGTGAGCGGAACCATCACCTCGGCCGCGCCCGTCATTTTCGACCTGCAGGACTTCCGTGAGGACGACTCGATCAAGGCCATCGTGCTGCGCGTCGATTCGCCGGGCGGCGGCGTGGCCGCCAGCCAGGAGATCTTCCGCGAGGTGGCGCGCACGGCCGAGGTCAAGCCGGTGGTCTGCTCGATGGGCGAGGTGGCGGCCAGCGGCGGCTACTACGTGGCCGCGCCCTGCACCAAGATCATGGCCAGTCCCGGCACCATCACCGGCTCCATCGGCGTGATCGCCTCGGTGCCCGATGTGACCGACCTCTTTGGCAAACTGGGCGTGCGGATGCAATACGTCCAGGCCGGCAAGCTCAAGGGGGCCGGCGCGCCGGGCCGACCACTCAGCCCCGACGAACGCGACATGCTCCAACAGATCATCGACCTTTCCCACCGCCAGTTTATCGACGACGTGGCCAGCGCCCGCAAGCTCGACAAAGCCAAGCTGCGCGCCGTGGCCGACGGCCGGGTGATCCTGGGCGAGGCGGCGGTGGGCCTCGGCCTGGTCGACGAGACCGGCAACTTCAACGACGCCGTGGACCTGGCCGCCGAACTGGCCCATATCGACGGCCAGCCCGAGCTGATCTGGCCCGCCGACGAAGAAAGCTCGTGGCTGGGCAACCTGGTGCAGGAGCAGGTCTCGACGGCCGTGCGGGCCATCGCCGACAACCTTCAGAAACCGCGAGTGCAATACATCTTCAATCCGGCGGCCGGCCAGCGATGA
- a CDS encoding EI24 domain-containing protein — protein sequence MSVDQWAGPSALWAGVSAPWRAFRLLARQPALWPLCLLPTLINVVLLGAFVFGLFTHLPGWLEAWLPRGEGWWWAWLYYLALVVAGLLALGVGLLLLASLGRVLAAPFLDVLARRVEVVVSGAPAPPGPGPLATVARVLRQEALKLLLYAALTLALTFLGLLAPLLGGAASAALGWLLTAFFLALEFMDYPLERRGLGLGGKIAAVWRTTPGWLGLGGALMALGLIPLLNLLFLPLAAVAGTLYYLESRSTN from the coding sequence ATGAGCGTCGATCAGTGGGCCGGCCCCTCGGCCCTGTGGGCCGGGGTGTCCGCGCCGTGGCGGGCCTTCAGGTTGCTCGCGCGCCAACCGGCGCTGTGGCCGCTCTGCCTGCTTCCCACGCTGATCAACGTTGTTTTGCTGGGGGCGTTCGTCTTCGGCCTGTTCACCCACCTGCCCGGCTGGCTCGAGGCCTGGCTGCCGCGCGGCGAAGGCTGGTGGTGGGCCTGGCTGTATTATCTGGCGCTGGTCGTGGCCGGGTTGTTGGCGCTGGGCGTGGGATTGTTGCTGCTGGCCAGCCTGGGCCGGGTGCTGGCCGCGCCGTTTCTGGACGTCCTGGCGCGGCGGGTGGAGGTCGTGGTCTCCGGCGCGCCCGCGCCGCCCGGCCCCGGCCCCCTGGCCACCGTGGCCCGCGTCCTGCGGCAAGAGGCGCTGAAGCTTTTGCTCTACGCCGCGCTGACGCTGGCGCTGACTTTTCTGGGCCTGCTCGCGCCCCTGCTGGGCGGGGCGGCCTCGGCGGCGCTGGGCTGGCTGCTGACGGCCTTTTTCCTGGCGCTGGAGTTTATGGATTACCCGCTGGAGCGCCGTGGCCTGGGCCTGGGCGGCAAGATCGCCGCCGTCTGGCGAACCACGCCGGGCTGGCTGGGCCTGGGCGGGGCGCTGATGGCGCTGGGGTTGATCCCACTGCTCAATTTGTTGTTTTTGCCCCTTGCGGCCGTGGCCGGAACCCTGTATTACCTCGAATCCAGATCGACCAACTAA
- a CDS encoding methyl-accepting chemotaxis protein yields MKLSLRNRFLLPTVIMVLVGFCTSSLVSYLSASSALERTASREIAQIATLSAKMLDWWIKDRQNDLANWSAQKLYGTALQESFMGKAARKEANETLQALAHDYKYYESINLCKADGVIVASSRYDDVKDINLADRPYFSEAIKGTINTSEVVLSRTTGQPTFIIAAPVKQRDEIIGVLAGVVDLAYFNKTMIESLELGQTGYAYIYDQKGRFISHPDKSWLLKVNVNDFDYGRDMMTMGSGAIIYEQNGVEKTVAFQKVDGLGWTVGVGVGTDELLTAAKRVGWVNLIVAVVCIGVVGAIIFFIATRIAARLKDIADGLSDGATQVSHAAAQMATASQQLAEGSSEQASSLEESSASLEQMAAMTRQNADSAQQADSLMRETNQYVAGANTAMNELTTAMGEISAASESTSKIIKTIDEIAFQTNLLALNAAVEAARAGEAGAGFAVVADEVRNLAMRAAEAAKTTADLIEGTVQKVKDGTALVDRTAKNFGQVSENTNKVGELVGEIAAASKEQSQGIDQVNQAISQMDKLTQSNAANAEESAASSEQMNAQAESMKDFVAELAALILGAAEDQPRAQAAAPKPAQQPSAAASRRVGPATLLQHKPQAAKPAAKSIAAKSSATVKPTNPATPAKAVGQPRPEDVIPFDDEKDFQDF; encoded by the coding sequence ATGAAACTCAGCCTTAGAAACAGATTCCTCCTACCCACCGTCATCATGGTGTTGGTCGGCTTTTGCACGTCATCGCTGGTTTCCTACCTCAGCGCCAGCAGCGCCCTGGAGCGCACAGCCAGCCGCGAGATCGCCCAGATAGCCACCCTCTCGGCCAAGATGCTCGACTGGTGGATCAAAGACCGCCAGAACGACCTGGCCAACTGGAGCGCGCAAAAGCTCTACGGCACCGCCCTGCAAGAATCCTTCATGGGCAAGGCCGCCCGCAAGGAGGCCAACGAGACCCTCCAGGCCCTGGCCCACGACTACAAATATTACGAGAGCATCAACCTCTGCAAGGCCGACGGCGTCATCGTGGCCAGTTCGCGCTACGACGACGTCAAGGACATCAACCTGGCCGACCGGCCCTATTTCAGCGAGGCCATCAAGGGGACCATCAACACCTCCGAGGTGGTGCTCAGCCGCACCACCGGCCAGCCCACCTTCATCATCGCCGCGCCGGTCAAGCAGCGCGACGAAATCATCGGCGTGCTGGCCGGCGTGGTCGACCTGGCCTATTTCAACAAAACCATGATCGAAAGCCTGGAGCTGGGCCAGACCGGCTACGCCTACATATACGACCAAAAAGGCCGCTTTATCAGCCACCCCGACAAATCATGGCTGCTCAAGGTCAATGTCAATGATTTCGACTATGGCCGCGATATGATGACCATGGGCTCGGGCGCGATCATCTACGAGCAAAACGGCGTCGAAAAGACCGTGGCCTTCCAGAAGGTCGACGGCCTGGGCTGGACGGTGGGCGTGGGCGTGGGCACCGACGAGCTGCTGACGGCGGCCAAACGAGTGGGCTGGGTCAACCTGATCGTGGCCGTGGTGTGTATCGGCGTGGTGGGGGCGATAATTTTCTTTATCGCCACGCGCATCGCCGCCAGGCTCAAGGACATCGCCGACGGCCTCAGCGACGGGGCCACGCAAGTCTCCCACGCCGCGGCCCAGATGGCCACGGCCTCGCAGCAGTTGGCCGAGGGCAGCTCCGAACAGGCCTCGTCGTTGGAGGAAAGCTCGGCCTCGCTGGAGCAGATGGCCGCCATGACCCGCCAGAACGCCGACAGCGCCCAGCAGGCCGACAGCCTCATGCGCGAAACCAACCAATACGTGGCCGGGGCCAACACCGCCATGAACGAACTGACCACGGCCATGGGCGAGATATCCGCCGCCAGTGAAAGCACGTCGAAAATCATCAAGACCATCGACGAGATCGCCTTCCAGACAAACCTGCTGGCCTTGAACGCCGCCGTGGAGGCCGCCCGGGCCGGCGAGGCCGGAGCGGGATTTGCCGTGGTGGCCGACGAGGTGCGCAACCTGGCCATGCGCGCCGCCGAGGCGGCCAAGACCACCGCCGACCTCATCGAGGGCACGGTGCAAAAGGTCAAGGACGGCACGGCCCTGGTCGACCGCACGGCCAAAAATTTCGGACAAGTAAGCGAAAACACCAACAAGGTCGGTGAGTTGGTTGGCGAAATCGCCGCCGCCAGCAAGGAACAATCCCAGGGCATCGACCAGGTCAACCAGGCTATTTCGCAGATGGACAAGCTCACCCAGAGCAATGCGGCCAACGCCGAGGAATCGGCCGCCTCGTCCGAACAGATGAACGCCCAGGCCGAGAGCATGAAAGACTTCGTGGCCGAATTGGCGGCCCTGATCCTGGGCGCGGCCGAGGACCAGCCCCGCGCCCAGGCCGCCGCGCCCAAGCCGGCCCAACAGCCTTCGGCCGCCGCCAGCCGCCGGGTCGGCCCGGCGACGTTGTTGCAGCACAAGCCCCAGGCCGCCAAGCCGGCGGCCAAGTCCATCGCCGCCAAATCCTCGGCCACGGTCAAGCCGACCAATCCGGCCACGCCCGCCAAGGCCGTCGGCCAGCCCCGGCCCGAGGACGTGATCCCCTTTGACGACGAAAAGGACTTCCAGGACTTCTAG
- a CDS encoding propionyl-CoA synthetase — translation MGAYEKAFRQSIEDPEVFWGQAAQAIDWDRRWDKVLDDSNAPFYRWFSGGMLNTCHNALDRHVAGGRAKQAALIYDSPVTGVKQVFSYEQLLELTAKCAGALVRLGLAKGDTAIIYMPMAPQAVVAMLACARIGAAHSVVFGGFAAKELAVRIDDAKPKVVISASCGIEINRVIEYKPLLDKAIDMAVHKPESCLILQRPQATAALTAGRDHDWDQALATADPAPCVSVAATDPLYILYTSGTTGSPKGIVRDNGGHAVALAWTMKNIYGLEPGEVFWAASDVGWVVGHSYIVYAPLIHGCTSVLYEGKPVGTPDAGAFWRVIAEHGVKALFTAPTAFRAIKREDPEGRLFKAHDLGRFQTLFLAGERTDPDTLHWAGQLLQRPVVDHWWQTETGWAIAANCVGLEMLPIKPGSPTKAAPGWDVRILREDGSEAAPLEAGVVVVRLPLPPGSLPTLWNAPERFRETYLTAFPGYYFTGDEGYVDDDGYLFIMGRVDDVINVAGHRLSTGAMEEVVAQHPDVAECAVIGAADSFKGQLPVAMVVLKAGAKTAPEQIKDDLVRMVREQIGPVASFKEAVVVARLPKTRSGKILRGVMRKIADGRAATPPSTIEDPAALDEIGAALRSIGYGQAQGA, via the coding sequence ATGGGGGCTTATGAGAAGGCGTTTCGGCAAAGCATCGAAGACCCGGAAGTTTTTTGGGGCCAGGCGGCCCAGGCCATCGACTGGGACCGCCGGTGGGACAAGGTGCTCGACGACTCCAACGCGCCGTTTTATCGCTGGTTCAGCGGCGGCATGCTAAACACCTGCCACAACGCCCTGGACCGCCACGTGGCCGGCGGTCGGGCCAAGCAGGCGGCGTTGATCTACGACAGCCCGGTCACCGGCGTCAAGCAGGTGTTCAGCTACGAGCAACTGCTGGAGCTGACGGCCAAATGCGCCGGGGCCCTGGTCAGGCTGGGCCTGGCCAAGGGCGACACGGCCATCATCTACATGCCCATGGCGCCCCAGGCGGTGGTGGCCATGCTGGCCTGCGCGCGCATCGGGGCGGCGCATTCGGTGGTCTTTGGCGGGTTCGCGGCCAAGGAGTTGGCCGTGCGCATCGACGACGCCAAGCCCAAGGTGGTCATCAGCGCCTCGTGCGGCATCGAGATCAACCGCGTCATCGAGTACAAGCCGCTGCTGGACAAGGCCATCGACATGGCCGTCCACAAGCCCGAAAGCTGCCTGATCCTGCAACGACCCCAGGCCACGGCGGCCCTGACGGCCGGCCGCGACCACGACTGGGATCAAGCCCTGGCCACGGCCGACCCGGCCCCTTGCGTCAGCGTGGCCGCCACCGATCCGCTTTACATTCTCTACACCTCGGGCACCACCGGCAGCCCCAAAGGCATCGTCCGCGACAACGGCGGCCACGCCGTGGCCCTGGCCTGGACGATGAAAAACATCTATGGCCTGGAGCCCGGCGAGGTCTTCTGGGCGGCCTCGGACGTGGGCTGGGTGGTGGGGCACTCCTACATCGTCTACGCGCCGCTGATCCACGGCTGCACCAGCGTGCTTTACGAGGGCAAGCCCGTGGGCACGCCCGACGCCGGGGCCTTCTGGCGGGTCATCGCCGAGCACGGCGTCAAGGCCCTGTTCACCGCGCCCACGGCCTTCCGGGCCATCAAGCGCGAAGACCCCGAGGGCCGCCTGTTCAAGGCCCACGACCTGGGCCGCTTCCAGACGCTGTTTTTGGCCGGCGAGCGCACCGACCCCGACACCCTGCACTGGGCCGGCCAGCTCTTGCAACGGCCGGTGGTGGATCACTGGTGGCAGACCGAGACCGGCTGGGCCATCGCCGCCAACTGCGTGGGCCTGGAGATGCTGCCGATCAAGCCCGGCTCGCCGACCAAGGCCGCGCCGGGCTGGGACGTGCGCATCCTGCGCGAGGACGGCTCGGAGGCCGCGCCCCTGGAGGCCGGGGTGGTGGTGGTGCGCCTGCCCTTGCCGCCGGGCTCGCTGCCCACGCTGTGGAACGCCCCCGAGCGCTTCCGCGAGACGTATCTAACTGCTTTCCCTGGCTATTACTTCACCGGCGACGAGGGCTACGTCGATGACGACGGCTATCTGTTCATCATGGGCCGCGTCGACGACGTGATCAACGTGGCCGGCCACCGGCTCTCCACCGGGGCCATGGAGGAGGTGGTGGCCCAGCACCCGGATGTGGCCGAATGCGCGGTGATCGGAGCGGCCGACTCTTTCAAGGGCCAGTTGCCCGTGGCCATGGTCGTGCTCAAGGCCGGGGCCAAGACCGCCCCGGAGCAAATCAAGGACGACCTGGTGCGCATGGTCCGCGAGCAGATCGGGCCGGTGGCCAGCTTCAAGGAGGCGGTGGTGGTGGCCCGCCTGCCCAAGACGCGCTCGGGCAAGATCCTGCGCGGCGTCATGCGCAAGATCGCCGACGGCCGCGCCGCCACGCCGCCATCGACCATCGAGGATCCGGCGGCCCTGGACGAGATCGGCGCGGCTCTGCGCTCCATCGGCTACGGCCAGGCCCAAGGAGCGTAA
- a CDS encoding chemotaxis protein CheA — MANLSTSPAANALQRGPAANPPAAMQPAPTIRVDTDKLDKLVNLVGELVIGVARVMQIAGDDAMPELSAAVDALEHISRDLQEQVMRVRMVPVEATFNRFQRVVRDLASELGKQITLRMSGTETELDKNVIEQIADPLKHLVRNSADHGLEQPDERLRAGKPEAGLIHLRAYQQEGRIIIEVIDDGRGIDREAVLAKAIERGLAAPGVSLSDAEVFGFMFQAGFSTAKQVTEVSGRGVGLDVVRQNIESLRGSVEVESTPGRGTIFRIKLPLTLAIIEGMMVRVGHEILTLPVLSILESLRPKASELKTLEGQGELVSVRGEYLPLVRLHHVLDLPTERTDPTKALVVIIESVSRRFGILVDDILGEQQAVIKSLEHNYHKIEGVAGATILGDGRVSLILDIHGLEKIAFSR; from the coding sequence GTGGCCAATCTTTCGACATCCCCAGCAGCCAACGCCTTGCAACGCGGCCCGGCCGCCAACCCTCCCGCGGCGATGCAGCCGGCGCCGACGATCCGCGTGGACACCGACAAGCTGGACAAGCTTGTCAACCTTGTTGGCGAGCTTGTGATCGGGGTGGCGCGGGTGATGCAGATCGCCGGCGACGACGCCATGCCCGAGCTTTCGGCGGCGGTGGACGCCCTGGAGCACATCAGCCGCGACCTGCAGGAGCAGGTCATGCGCGTGCGCATGGTGCCGGTGGAGGCCACCTTCAACCGTTTCCAGCGGGTGGTGCGCGACCTGGCCTCGGAGTTGGGCAAGCAGATCACCCTGCGCATGAGCGGCACCGAGACCGAACTGGACAAAAACGTCATCGAGCAGATCGCCGACCCGCTCAAGCATCTGGTGCGCAACAGCGCCGACCACGGCCTGGAGCAGCCCGACGAGCGGCTGCGCGCCGGCAAGCCCGAAGCGGGCCTGATCCACCTGCGGGCCTATCAGCAAGAGGGCCGCATCATCATCGAGGTCATCGACGACGGCCGGGGCATCGACCGCGAGGCCGTCTTGGCCAAGGCCATCGAGCGGGGCCTGGCCGCGCCGGGCGTGAGCCTCAGCGACGCCGAGGTCTTCGGCTTCATGTTCCAGGCCGGGTTCTCCACGGCCAAACAGGTGACGGAGGTCTCGGGCCGGGGGGTGGGCCTGGACGTGGTGCGGCAGAACATCGAGTCGTTGCGCGGCTCGGTGGAGGTGGAGTCCACGCCGGGCCGGGGCACGATCTTTCGCATCAAGCTGCCGCTGACGCTGGCGATCATCGAGGGCATGATGGTGCGGGTGGGCCACGAGATCCTGACGCTGCCGGTGCTGAGCATTTTGGAGTCGCTGCGGCCCAAGGCCAGCGAGCTAAAGACCCTGGAGGGCCAGGGCGAGCTGGTCAGCGTGCGCGGCGAGTATCTGCCGCTGGTGCGTCTGCACCACGTGCTGGACCTGCCCACCGAACGCACCGACCCCACCAAGGCCCTGGTGGTGATCATCGAGAGCGTTTCCAGGCGCTTCGGCATCTTGGTCGACGACATTTTGGGCGAACAGCAGGCGGTGATCAAGAGCCTGGAACACAATTATCACAAGATCGAGGGCGTGGCTGGCGCCACCATCCTCGGCGACGGCAGGGTCAGCCTGATCCTCGATATCCACGGCCTCGAAAAAATCGCCTTCTCCCGCTGA
- a CDS encoding rubredoxin: MEKWECPCGYVYDPAEGDYEHGVAPGTPFEELPEDWVCPKCGSEKQFFEKVD; this comes from the coding sequence ATGGAAAAATGGGAATGCCCTTGCGGCTATGTGTACGACCCGGCCGAAGGCGACTATGAGCACGGCGTGGCCCCGGGCACGCCCTTCGAGGAACTGCCCGAGGATTGGGTCTGCCCCAAGTGCGGTTCGGAAAAGCAGTTTTTCGAAAAAGTGGACTGA
- the cmk gene encoding (d)CMP kinase, which produces MIVTIDGPSGAGKTTVSKAVADELGFARLDTGALYRAVGLAARLAGVDADDQAAVAAWLPGLAIDARPQGGAFVVLHDGRDVEPLIRTEEMGAWASKLSAQAAVRQKLLELQRRAALAGDLVCEGRDMGTVVFPAAQAKFFLTARPEVRAARRLAELRPGDPTLTLERVLAEITSRDQRDSSRSQSPLKPAADAVIIDASELSPAQVTAQMVGRVRQLRKGD; this is translated from the coding sequence GTGATCGTGACCATCGACGGCCCCTCGGGCGCGGGCAAGACCACCGTCTCCAAGGCCGTGGCCGACGAGCTGGGCTTTGCCCGGCTCGACACCGGCGCGCTCTACCGCGCGGTGGGCCTGGCCGCGCGCCTGGCCGGCGTCGACGCCGACGACCAGGCCGCCGTGGCCGCCTGGCTGCCGGGGCTGGCCATCGACGCGCGGCCCCAAGGCGGGGCCTTCGTGGTGCTGCACGACGGCCGCGACGTGGAGCCATTGATCCGCACCGAGGAAATGGGCGCGTGGGCCAGCAAGCTCTCGGCCCAGGCGGCGGTGCGGCAAAAACTCCTGGAACTGCAACGCCGCGCCGCCCTGGCCGGCGATCTGGTCTGCGAGGGCCGCGACATGGGCACGGTGGTCTTCCCGGCGGCCCAGGCCAAGTTTTTTCTGACCGCCCGGCCCGAGGTGCGGGCCGCCCGCCGCCTGGCCGAATTGCGGCCCGGCGACCCCACCCTGACCCTGGAGCGGGTGCTGGCGGAGATCACCAGCCGTGACCAGCGCGACAGCTCGCGCAGCCAAAGCCCCCTCAAGCCGGCCGCCGACGCCGTGATCATCGACGCCAGCGAGCTGAGCCCGGCCCAGGTCACGGCCCAGATGGTCGGGCGCGTGCGCCAACTGCGCAAGGGCGACTAA